TAAAACCGATCGGGCTGCGCGCGGTAAGAGGAACTGGAACTGACAAGCACCCCTTTATGTTATGGGCGCGGCACCGAATTGAATGAGTAGAACAAAATGGTTTCCCAGAatcgccggccggccggccgtgaACGTCGCGATCAAGTCAATCGTCGGAGCGGATGAGGAAAGTCccatggatggatggatggatggatggccTGTTCCGGAGCCACGGCCATGTTGCGTGAGTGTATCGATAAGGCACGCAGGACACGCATCTCGGTCGACCGATCGATCGATCGAGCTCGGCACGCACAGGACCGGCCAGCTAGCAGCGTTAATCCAGTCAGCCAGGCGCTGGCCCCGCCGTCTAGCCGGCCGGCGCCGCGCACGTTTCCGGCGTGCATACGATACGTTTGCCGGTGAACTCTGCATCTTCTACCGTACGTGAAATTAGGGCGTTCGTTTGATGTGTAGAGGATAGTTTACTGTTGGAAGTTTTTAGATTGATTTTGCGTGCATGTGGCGGCAGCTCGCCAGCAACAGTGGTCTCGCGGCGAGCCGGATCGGTCCTGTGCGCCATGAAGGCGCGGCGATGGGCGCAGGAAGACGACACGCCGTACGCTCGCCGGCCACCTCACCACACAGCGCGCGGGCGCCGAGATGGGAGAAGGACCATGCATCTGATCGATCGATCGGGGGAGAGACTCGGCCCGGCTCCGATTAAATGCTCGCCCTCTCATCGGGTGGATCGCGATTGGCAGCCATGGTTCCGGCGAAATGCCCGTCCTGCCCTCGCCGGAGCTCACGCTGACGCGCCGGGCCCGCGCGCGGAGGTCGCGGTGCCCGAAGAAGATACCGCGCCCTTGCTCTATTTATGCGTCTACACCGACCTCCGCACAAAAGCTATAGCCACACTGCACCACACGCTACTTCACTCCACTCGACTCGATCACTGCCTCTCCTTCCTCACTTGTCCTCTCCCTCTCACTCTGCTCACTGGCACACATACATTGCGAGCCACTGTACTCGCTCGCTCGTAGTCACTGCCCCTGCCAAGAAGATCTCCCGTAGTCAATTCACTTGATCGATCAGGCCAGGCTACTAGTTACTTGAGCGAGTGAAAAAGAAAGGGAGGCCGGACGGGGAGAAATTCGTGTGAGCGAGCGCGAGTAAGGAATTAAGAGGGAAGATACAGAGAGTTGGAGCTTGTGATCAGGGGATTGCGGTGATGGGGCGATCGCCGTGCTGCGAGAAGGAGGGGCTGAAGAAGGGGCCGTGGACGCCGGAGGAGGACCAGAAGCTGCTCTCCTACATCGAGCAGCAGGGCCACGGATGCTGGCGCTCCCTGCCAGCCAAGGCCGGTCAGTCAGCTCACCACCCCGCGCCCCATCCATCTTAACCGCATCGACTGCTTACTAATTCAGTCCTGCATTCTGCTCTGCGTGGTTACCTGAATTGTTTCTGATGTGGACAACAAAAATCAATGGGGTTTTGCAGGGCTGCAGCGGTGCGGCAAGAGCTGCCGGCTCCGGTGGACCAACTACCTCCGCCCGGACATCAAGCGGGGAAAGTTCAGCCTCCAGGAGGAGCAGACCATCATCCAGCTACACGCGCTCCTCGGCAACAGGTACTTCTGATGATCCATTCGCCCACTATCTAATTTGCACTTGCACCCACCCTAAATTCTCTTGATTAATCACGTACCGTACCTGAGAGGATCATGCGCGATGGAATTCGACCTCCTGGGACAATTTTGACTGCTCCTACTAGTTTGCTGACTTGACCGAGACCGGCCAGGTCAAGAACACGCTAGCTAGTGATCATGCGGCACCCTAGTAGAGTGTACTAGTCTTCTTTAAAGTTCACAAATTTATGAGGGCGTGAGATCGCAGTAGTAAAATGCTTGCAGCGTACTGCTACTCTTCTCTGGGTTGCAGCAACAACGTACACAACATTTTCCCCTGCATTGTGCATAATTAGCCCATGAATTAGGAAACTTCATCTGGAATTGCGATCTCAGAGCAGCGATCATCTCTGTATCAGAGATGCCGATCGTCTCCGTTTTACTGTGATCTCACTGTGCTGCTCAGAACTAGTAGTAGCATCGCTGTTCATCCTTTTTTTTTCCTGACAGAAAAAAGTACTCGTGTAGTTCATCATTTAGCTGGCCGGGCCTGTAGAACCACTATGCACGCATGAGTAGCGCGAGCTGGTGAATGAATGCACGCATCAACTTGGGGAAAAAGCGTGTAAAAGTTGGGCCATGTGTGCCTCCCCCCCGAATTTTCCCTTCTCTTTTCAACATGATTCGGCATTCAAGCTTGTCATTaatggcgtggaggaggaggggagccCCCCATGCATCGCCGTGGACCAGTGTTGGCGGTTCCGGTACACTGTAGCCACCTGCACTCTCGCCATTTGACTCGCACGCCCTGCTCCTATCATGGATCTCTGCACTCTGTCTCTAGTCTGTGCTACTGCATCTGCATGGCCAATTGGATATGCACCCCTTGAATCCATCCCAGCGATCGTTTcgagaagattttgcatgcagtaATTTTGATGTGAATTCTGAGATTTTTCTCCTGTCCATCGGCGCTGTTGTGCGCAGGTGGTCGGCGATCGCCACGCACCTGCCCAAGCGCACCGACAACGAGATCAAGAACTACTGGAACACGCACCTCAAGAAGCGCCTCGCCAAGATGGGCATCGACCCCGTCACGCACAAGCCGCGCTCCGACGCTCCCGGCGGCGCCGACGGCGGCGCCGAGGCCGGCGCGCAGCACGCCAAGGCCGCGGCGCACCTCAGCCACACGGCGCAGTGGGAGAGCGCAAGGCTCGAGGCCGAGGCGCGCCTCGCCCGCGAGGCCAAGCTGCGCGcgctcgccgccgcctccgcctccaacaGCTCCACCTCCGCGCAGTACCTGCCGCACCCCGCCGCGCACGGCCTCGACTCGCCGACCTCCACGCTCAGCTTCGCCGACGGCGGCGCGGCGCTCGCGTCCGTGCTGGAGGCGCACGGCGCCGCCGTGCGCGCCGCCATGCAGCAGCCCATGCAAGCGTACGAGGAGGCGTGCAAGGACCAGAGCCACCACTGGAGCAATGACGTCGACGCCGCCGACGCGGGCTTCGCCGCAGCGGGCTTCACCGGGctgcttctcgacgtttctttgaACCACAACACTACAAGGCAGGCGGGGAGCATCGACGCCGAAGCGGAGGACGCCAAGGCGCACGAGACGGAGGAGGAGAAGAACTACTGGAACAGCATACTGAACCTGGTGAACTCTTCCACGTCGCCGGCGGCGGTGCCCGAGCACGAGGAGTACTCGCCGGCGCAGGAGTTCTGAGTGCTGACCTTCGGCTTGCCTGCGCGCGCGCAAACGACCGGGCACATGACACAGTAAATAGTTAGTGGTCACCGTGGAATAAGATGGGACTAATGCTCTGATCTATCTGACACAGTACGCTCTGATTAAACGTGTGAGACGACGCTCGAATTTATTGCATGTTTCATTCGGCCAAATTACATGTTCTGTAAGACTAATATTTGTTACTACTGTTCTTGACTATTGTAATTCTATAGCCATTTTTACCAGCAATATACACCGACCCGAATCTACTTGCTATGGACTCAATCATCTGTTTTTTTTTGTAGGATCACATGTTGAATTCTACCTTTGCTAGTTTTCAGTTGCGTAATTTTGTTTTGCAAATTTTAATCAACATAAATTTCTCTTCGCTAAGACCAAATTGAGTCTGCACCTTTTAGGACGTACCTTATTACACTATGAGTAGGCTAGGATAATGATAGCTTGACGTTGATATAAATGCTTGAAATGACCACTGTGATTTGAAAATAAAAATCCAGGCAGCTTATAAATATTCATTGGATGTATCCCCGTTAGAAATTTTTCATGTTTCTAGCAAATTCCCTAAATTCTTTTTTTGGAAAACAGCAATTTATTCGTTGGCATTTTCGACACCGTCGATCCATCCCGATCTAGCGGGGATAAAATAGGTGGCATCAGACTGATCATACCTAGCGGTACCAAAAGTGTGGAACCGGTACCAAAAGAATGTGTGACATGTACATACATATTTGatttattttatttcataaaaATACACTTAGATAATTTTATGAAATGGCCCCACTTGTCACTACCTCTTCCCAGATGGCTCTCTCATCTCAGTATCTCCCCACTCTCTCCCTTACAAATCCGCCGCCGATGCCCCTTAAATTCGTCACGTCAATCATGAGTTTTTGTacgattgatacgtccaatttgcatcactattttatatcataatttgctgttattcattgatatatttcatatttggatacaatacttatgttatttcatctattttgcatgtttcatcattattggaggatcaagcaccggagccaggattctgctggaaaaagcaccgtcagaacgcaatatttcggaagatcaactgtggaaggaaattataccaaaaatcctatttttcaagatgacgaaggaagccagaaggaggagctgagaaggcccaaggtggggccagaccacaggccgacgcggcccatggcctggccgcgccacctggtggtgtgggggccccacagcccctttcgcctccttttcttcgcgaaacccttcgtcccgaagacctaagccacagagggtacctcacgaagagttacagccgcctctgcggggcggagaacaccagagagaaaagagctctccggcgggcaggaatccgccggggaaattccctcccggagggggaaatcgacgccatcgtcaccgtcatcgagctggacatcatctccatcaccatcatcatcatctccaccatcatcaccgccgtctccaccgctggacaccgtcaccgccatagcaatttgggtttgatcttgattgtttgataggggaaactctcccggtatcgatttctacttgttgttgatgctattgagtgaaaccattgaaccaagtttatgttcagattgttattcatcatcatatcacctctgatcatgttccatatgatgtctcgtgagtagttcgtttagttcttgaggacatgggtgaagtctaaatgttagtagtgaactatggttga
This region of Lolium perenne isolate Kyuss_39 chromosome 2, Kyuss_2.0, whole genome shotgun sequence genomic DNA includes:
- the LOC127335125 gene encoding transcription factor MYB16, whose translation is MGRSPCCEKEGLKKGPWTPEEDQKLLSYIEQQGHGCWRSLPAKAGLQRCGKSCRLRWTNYLRPDIKRGKFSLQEEQTIIQLHALLGNRWSAIATHLPKRTDNEIKNYWNTHLKKRLAKMGIDPVTHKPRSDAPGGADGGAEAGAQHAKAAAHLSHTAQWESARLEAEARLAREAKLRALAAASASNSSTSAQYLPHPAAHGLDSPTSTLSFADGGAALASVLEAHGAAVRAAMQQPMQAYEEACKDQSHHWSNDVDAADAGFAAAGFTGLLLDVSLNHNTTRQAGSIDAEAEDAKAHETEEEKNYWNSILNLVNSSTSPAAVPEHEEYSPAQEF